The Tenebrio molitor chromosome 3, icTenMoli1.1, whole genome shotgun sequence genome contains a region encoding:
- the LOC138126615 gene encoding uncharacterized protein, with protein sequence MCFYIFPICVVVVALIVIGCVKIYIKLTTRWARSPTCLLGRTVIVTGSNTGIGFYTALDFAKRGARVILACRDQPKAEEARLKIIQKTKNGNVLVKHLDLASFQSVRDFAQHINSTEARLDILVNNAGVLGVGNAQTKDGHDLVIQVNHFSVFLLTHLLLDLLKKSAPSRIVNVSSRMAQLFFQFDLNKIDRYSSDYDMYCQSKVCNILFTRALAQRLEGTGVTTYSLHPGTIRTEIFRHTEGIVKVLLCHLLNFFFKDAEEGAQTTIYCAVEQGIEQYNGEHFEECARVAPYWTSKDPQMAQELWKMSEKVVFDYLKSLLLVLLQICCVIRHQILLNGHVFPDWSKSTKTLIVVVLWVQQSRNNTDCVVISSVASTMMYNVLLAFCGVILTVYFSLTYYLKRTIWCRSQTCLVGKTAIVTGANTGIGYETALDFAKRGARVILACRDEQKAQDARNKIIEETGNQKVVVKLVNFASFDSVRAFAKDVNASEERLDILVNNAGAGGIGDKKSKDGLVLLMQVNYFASFLLTNLLIGLLKRSAPSRVVNVSSLAARFANFHLDDLNKFTGIHNCYANSKVCNILFTKELAKKLEGTSVTTYSLHPGTVQTDIFRHMEKNTLFDLFKESFFKTSEEGAQTNIYLSVAKGIEDLNGEHFDNCTRVETYKSADVPGLAHKLWEKTEKFVELKPEEVQF encoded by the exons atgtgtttttatatttttcccaTCTGTG TTGTAGTTGTCGCCTTAATCGTCATCGGGTGTGTCAAGATCTACATCAAACTGACAACGAGATGGGCCAGGAGCCCCACATGCTTGTTGGGCAGAACTGTCATAGTCACAGGATCCAACACCG GCATAGGTTTCTACACAGCTCTAGACTTCGCAAAAAGAGGCGCCAGAGTAATTCTAGCTTGTCGGGACCAACCCAAAGCTGAAGAGGCGCGCCTCAAGATCATCCAAAAGACGAAAAACGGCAACGTCTTGGTGAAACACCTCGACTTAGCCTCGTTCCAGTCCGTCAGAGACTTCGCCCAACACATCAACTCCACAGAAGCGCGTTTGGACATTTTGGTCAACAACGCCGGCGTCTTGGGCGTCGGCAACGCCCAAACCAAAGACGGTCACGACCTGGTCATCCAAGTCAACCACTTCTCAGTCTTCCTTCTGACGCATCTCCTCCTAG ACTTGTTGAAGAAATCTGCACCTAGTAGGATTGTCAACGTGTCTTCACGCATGGCGCAGCTCTTCTTCCAGTTCGATTTGAACAAGATCGATCGATACTCCTCCGACTACGACATGTACTGCCAGTCGAAAGTGTGCAATATCTTGTTCACAAGAGCTCTAGCACAGAGGCTGGAAGGAACCGGAGTCACCACATACTCTCTCCATCCTGGGACGATCCGGACGGAGATTTTTCGGCACACCGAAGGAATTGTCAAGGTCTTGCTGTGTcacttgttgaattttttctttaag GATGCTGAAGAGGGCGCCCAAACCACGATCTACTGTGCTGTGGAGCAAGGGATTGAACAGTACAACGGAGAGCACTTTGAAGAGTGCGCAAGAGTGGCACCGTACTGGACCTCGAAGGATCCACAGATGGCCCAAGAGTTGTGGAAGATGTCCGAAAAAGTCGTCTTCGACT ATTTGAAGAGTTTGCTTTTGGTCCTGCTCCAGATTTGCTGCGTAATTAGGCACCAAATTCTACTGAACGGTCACGTATTTCCCGATTGGTCCAAATCGACAAAAACATTGATTGTAGTTGTGTTGTGGGTGCAACAATCGCGGAACAATACCGATTGTGTGGTAATATCGAGTGTCGCGTCGACCATGATGTACAACGTTCTTCTCGCGTTCTGCGGAGTCATCCTCACGGTGTACTTCTCCCTCACGTACTACCTCAAGAGGACGATCTGGTGCAGGAGTCAAACTTGCCTGGTGGGCAAGACCGCCATAGTCACAGGAGCCAACACAG GAATCGGCTACGAGACCGCTCTAGACTTCGCCAAGAGAGGCGCCAGAGTCATTCTGGCTTGTCGCGACGAGCAGAAAGCCCAAGACGCAAGAAACAAGATAATCGAAGAGACTGGAAACCAGAAGGTCGTGGTAAAACTCGTCAACTTCGCGTCGTTTGATTCGGTGAGGGCGTTCGCCAAAGACGTCAACGCTAGCGAAGAACGTTTGGACATTTTGGTCAACAACGCGGGAGCAGGAGGGATCGGAGACAAGAAGAGCAAAGACGGACTGGTGTTGCTCATGCAAGTCAACTACTTTGCCAGCTTTCTCCTCACGAATCTCCTCATAG GACTGTTGAAGAGATCCGCCCCGAGTCGCGTGGTGAACGTGTCGTCCCTCGCTGCAAGATTCGCCAATTTTCACCTGGACGATCTGAACAAGTTCACTGGGATACACAACTGCTACGCGAATTCCAAAGTGTGCAACATCTTGTTCACCAAAGAGCTCGCCAAGAAGCTGGAAGGTACCAGCGTGACGACGTACTCGCTGCATCCGGGGACGGTCCAGACTGACATATTTAGACACATGGAGAAGAACACTTTGTTCGACTTGTTCAAAGAGAGTTTCTTCAAAACGAGCGAAGAAGGGGCGCAGACCAACATCTATCTGTCTGTGGCCAAAGGGATCGAAGACTTGAACGGagaacactttgacaattgcaCCAGAGTCGAGACTTACAAGAGCGCGGATGTTCCGGGACTTGCGCACAAGTTGTGGGAAAAGACGGAGAAGTTTGTCGAGTTGAAGCCTGAAGAAGTACAATTCTGA